One Mesorhizobium loti genomic window carries:
- a CDS encoding chaperonin GroEL, with product MSAKEIKFATDARDRMLRGVEILTNAVKVTLGPKGRNVIIDKAYGAPRITKDGVTVAKEIELADKFENMGAQMVREVASKTNDLAGDGTTTATVLAASILREGAKLVAAGMNPMDLKRGIDQAVAAVVVEIKSKAKKVKSSAEIAQVGTIAANGDATVGEMIAKAMDKVGNDGVITVEEAKTAETELDVVEGMQFDRGYLSPYFVTNADKMRVELEEPYVLIHEKKLGNLQAMLPILEAVVQSGRPLLIISEDVEGEALATLVVNKLRGGLKVAAVKAPGFGDRRKAMLEDIAVLTAGQMISEDLGIKLENVTIEMLGRAKRVLIEKDTTTIIDGAGTKATIQARVAQIKGQIEETTSDYDKEKLQERLAKLSGGVAVIRVGGVTESEVKEKKDRIDDALNATRAAVEEGIVPGGGVALLRARSALAGLTGANDDVTAGISIVLRALEAPIRQIAENSGVEGSIVVGKLTDSKDHNQGFDAQNETYVDMIKAGIVDPAKVVRTALQDAGSIAALLITAEAMITDIPAKDAAPAGGGGGGMGGY from the coding sequence ATGTCTGCCAAGGAAATCAAATTCGCCACCGACGCGCGTGACCGCATGCTGCGCGGCGTCGAGATCCTCACCAATGCGGTGAAGGTCACGCTCGGCCCCAAGGGCCGCAACGTCATCATCGACAAGGCCTATGGCGCGCCGCGCATCACCAAGGACGGCGTCACCGTCGCCAAGGAAATCGAGCTTGCCGACAAGTTCGAGAACATGGGCGCGCAGATGGTGCGCGAAGTGGCCTCGAAGACCAACGACCTCGCCGGTGACGGCACCACCACCGCCACGGTGCTGGCCGCCTCGATCTTGCGCGAGGGCGCCAAGCTGGTTGCCGCCGGCATGAACCCGATGGACCTCAAGCGAGGCATCGACCAGGCGGTCGCCGCCGTCGTCGTCGAAATCAAGTCGAAAGCCAAGAAGGTCAAGTCGTCGGCCGAGATCGCCCAGGTCGGCACCATTGCCGCCAATGGCGACGCAACCGTCGGCGAGATGATCGCCAAGGCGATGGACAAGGTCGGCAATGACGGCGTCATCACCGTCGAGGAAGCCAAGACCGCCGAAACCGAACTCGATGTCGTCGAAGGCATGCAGTTCGACCGCGGCTATCTCAGCCCGTATTTCGTCACCAATGCCGACAAGATGCGCGTCGAACTGGAAGAGCCCTATGTGCTCATCCATGAGAAGAAACTCGGCAATCTGCAGGCGATGCTGCCGATCCTCGAAGCGGTGGTGCAGAGCGGCAGGCCGCTGCTGATCATCTCGGAAGACGTCGAAGGCGAGGCCCTGGCCACGCTGGTCGTCAACAAATTGCGCGGCGGCCTCAAGGTCGCGGCCGTCAAGGCGCCGGGCTTCGGCGATCGCCGCAAGGCGATGCTGGAAGACATCGCGGTGCTGACTGCAGGCCAGATGATTTCAGAGGATCTCGGCATCAAGCTCGAAAACGTCACCATCGAGATGCTCGGCCGTGCCAAGCGCGTGCTGATCGAGAAGGACACCACCACGATCATCGACGGCGCCGGCACCAAGGCGACGATCCAGGCACGTGTCGCCCAGATCAAGGGCCAGATCGAGGAGACGACCTCCGACTACGACAAGGAAAAGCTGCAGGAGCGGCTGGCCAAGCTGTCGGGCGGCGTTGCCGTCATCCGCGTCGGCGGCGTCACCGAGTCGGAAGTCAAGGAAAAGAAGGACCGCATCGACGACGCGCTGAACGCAACGCGCGCGGCGGTCGAGGAAGGCATCGTGCCCGGCGGCGGCGTGGCATTGCTGCGCGCCCGGTCGGCGCTTGCCGGCCTGACCGGCGCCAATGACGATGTCACCGCCGGCATTTCGATCGTGCTGCGCGCGCTCGAAGCGCCGATCCGCCAGATCGCCGAGAATTCTGGCGTCGAAGGCTCGATCGTCGTCGGCAAGCTCACCGACAGCAAGGATCACAATCAGGGCTTTGACGCCCAGAACGAGACCTATGTCGACATGATCAAGGCCGGCATCGTCGACCCGGCGAAAGTGGTGCGCACCGCACTGCAGGACGCCGGTTCGATCGCCGCCCTGCTGATCACCGCCGAAGCGATGATCACCGACATTCCCGCCAAGGATGCCGCACCTGCGGGTGGCGGCGGTGGTGGCATGGGCGGCTACTAA
- a CDS encoding diguanylate cyclase, with translation MPDTSYAPKGPAQPGKRAGHQSAAERHRNATIGKLKAELAAQAALIAGQEVALAHSRKIFDRASVAARIGVWECSLPGEQLHWTDVVYDLFDLPRGATLDRSEIIKCYPQESRKALDSLRSRAIAERSGFTLDAEITTFAGHSRWIRITATVECEEGVPVRIFGMKQDITEEKILSDRMRYLAEFDTMTGLANRARFQARLAQADASRPIGALLLIDLDGFKAVNDTFGHVVGDECLKAAAERLAEGCGEADLVARVGGDEFALLLGQHFDRAAVSGVAREIVERMGKPVAVRGQSLRLGASVGIAFAGTGSPCDLFAQADTALYAAKAAGRNTFRIFKAEAGAKGRSAAA, from the coding sequence ATGCCCGATACCTCTTACGCCCCGAAAGGCCCGGCACAGCCCGGCAAGCGGGCGGGGCATCAGAGCGCCGCCGAACGGCACCGCAATGCCACCATCGGCAAGCTCAAGGCGGAACTTGCCGCGCAGGCCGCACTGATCGCCGGCCAAGAGGTTGCGCTGGCGCACAGCCGCAAGATTTTCGACCGCGCCTCGGTCGCCGCGCGCATCGGCGTGTGGGAATGCAGCCTGCCCGGCGAACAGCTGCACTGGACCGATGTGGTCTATGATCTGTTCGACCTGCCCCGCGGCGCCACGCTCGACCGCAGCGAAATCATCAAGTGCTATCCGCAGGAGTCGCGCAAGGCGCTGGACAGTTTGCGCAGCCGCGCGATCGCCGAGCGCAGCGGCTTCACCCTCGACGCCGAGATCACCACCTTCGCCGGCCACAGCCGCTGGATCCGCATCACCGCGACCGTCGAGTGCGAGGAAGGTGTGCCGGTGCGCATCTTCGGCATGAAGCAGGACATCACCGAGGAAAAGATCCTGTCGGACCGGATGCGCTATCTTGCCGAATTCGACACCATGACCGGGCTTGCCAACCGCGCCCGCTTCCAGGCGCGGCTGGCGCAGGCGGATGCCAGCCGCCCAATCGGCGCGCTGCTGTTGATTGATCTCGACGGCTTCAAGGCGGTCAACGATACGTTCGGCCACGTCGTCGGCGACGAGTGCCTGAAGGCGGCGGCCGAGCGCCTCGCCGAAGGTTGCGGCGAGGCGGACCTGGTGGCGCGCGTTGGCGGCGACGAGTTCGCGTTGCTGCTCGGGCAGCATTTCGATCGGGCTGCCGTCTCCGGCGTGGCGCGCGAGATCGTCGAGAGGATGGGCAAGCCGGTTGCGGTGCGTGGCCAGTCGCTGCGGCTCGGCGCCTCGGTCGGCATTGCCTTTGCCGGGACAGGCTCGCCCTGCGATCTCTTCGCGCAGGCCGACACCGCGCTCTATGCCGCCAAGGCAGCAGGGCGCAACACGTTCCGCATCTTCAAGGCGGAAGCCGGGGCGAAGGGCCGCAGTGCTGCGGCGTAA
- a CDS encoding chaperonin Cpn10: MKFRPLHDRVVIRRAEGDIKSKGGIIIPDNAKEKPQQGEVIAVGPGARDENGALVPLDVKAGDLILFGKWSGTEVKIDGEDLLIMKEADIMGVIDKSEAATEKTVAAKTVAAKKAA, encoded by the coding sequence ATGAAGTTTCGGCCACTCCACGACCGCGTCGTCATCCGGCGCGCCGAAGGCGATATCAAATCCAAGGGCGGCATCATCATTCCCGACAATGCCAAGGAAAAGCCGCAGCAAGGCGAAGTCATCGCCGTCGGCCCCGGCGCACGCGACGAAAACGGCGCGCTTGTGCCGCTCGACGTCAAAGCCGGCGACCTGATCCTGTTCGGGAAATGGTCGGGCACCGAGGTCAAGATCGATGGCGAGGACCTGCTGATCATGAAGGAAGCCGACATTATGGGTGTCATCGACAAGAGCGAGGCAGCCACCGAGAAGACTGTCGCCGCCAAGACCGTAGCCGCCAAGAAGGCTGCCTGA